The Syngnathus typhle isolate RoL2023-S1 ecotype Sweden linkage group LG3, RoL_Styp_1.0, whole genome shotgun sequence genome window below encodes:
- the fam193a gene encoding protein FAM193A isoform X8: MFTFELKVNTSVMPQFTEGPVNADFTGVLQTPFTFGLNQRAPYTAGDRCLLCRCERSKDGPWPSEAGLPDHRNGAPESGQPPAALPLPMWVCSDCRRTVEKEDRHTALEQLGSQDFLLHMPVGNGTLGPDAAAAAAADRLSVPTPPMLPAPDLAPPVPGDTACGCEACNERRELSAESERESQQLQKHWSEVRYLVRCIYRQAGTPLADDRDHPLERDKDSMKALVDSQCMTSSTSVLRLCEKDPYQLYQRLEQQAREYVLEMKVRLLKHLSAGSKTPPGPAGAGAAAGPPQAHQFVSLLLEEYSALCQAARTISGFLLTLENEHLQKFRVTWELHNKHLFENLVFSEPILHSSLPALVAQLKHGTASHDSYSVDMYRTLLESYQRLEQDMASVAGQWQECEERIDDYVEEQLLFKVEGQSFTNQRSEPHKSPVGKNTLKTKQRLLKEDWEFFKQRRYVEEQLPNNKKLPCGDNFTDTMRMLSSRLSIPDCPNCNYRRRCTCDDCSLSHILTCGIMDSPISEDLPIKLQGDSAPQDYLTQVHPPSLSSGSSPSGSNSSSPITVQRHPRLVLPAGDGNTFVSDDDEVPPMSAKYGDMYPVSGYHDNGVATLNGHCGDVNGGVSAAQNAASPRISSSCSSTDGEEEEVSRQQETNSPPPSYNHQQQQVQVEQVQHACECHVCNQDPSASGNILGPAGCLPPGQLHSAPPPAALGNQFFTTDNGKMAATNPARPSLHLYPHIHGHLPLHNFSRPLLHPTLYPPSPPLTHNKPLPPNLTTNHSAAKQPAFGPGPPEHVYQNSFGVGGNGGDGGDCGDGGGGGGNAGDWNSSLPCLSLNFESLWDAAVMKSLDQSISQVLLPEMLQGEILDPPLADVPLPPTPAVPQADHHHHHHPLLPATSVPHPSSSSSSSLSSCSSSEARNQKKSGAKKKCLYNFQDAFMETNRVAMATSASMASVSCTATTVQSSNNLPIHLASKTSLDDVFHSLGKEDHRQVSPAAPRSNPGTLPSLSAPSLPPAPAPHLPAMVPQSFPKMAAPAPDLGEIHPGLCLPPAEPAVSSSDGPLSAPPSVCSDPECEGHRCEGNRAYEHPPYDGEESQDEDSCSEHSSSTSTSTNQKEGKYCDCCYCEFFGHGGPPAAPTSRNYAEMREKLRLRLTKRKEEQPKREEHQPAPERDGTGGGGGVEDHRRVEDLLQFINSADSKPASSSKAAKRARHKQKKMEEKARQEAEAQQEEQRRRQEEEEAALQRELLRLQEHCTAKKKKKDKAKENTAPAPNNGNNPQPLKQTAQNVLDHLRNGKSHLLQSFICPKDLRPEPRANDQHGERGFSHLHNADGKVKAKPAAKLAACEHAPVKKEPEANGAVNPAETKATRSGPVEAPATPSSEARSSNRSASGKRQLKEEHRRSPLASNPSPPPHPHHPPPSQSEHTEQNGKPPGAESPQPKGKAKKNKKKKGDKMNTSIDDVFLPKDIDLDSTEMDETEREVEYFKRFCLDSARQTRQRLSINWSNFSLKKATFAAH, from the exons ATGTTTACTTTTGAG CTCAAAGTCAACACCAGCGTCATGCCGCAGTTCACCGAAGGACCCGTCAACGCTGATTTCACCGGAGTCCTTCAG ACGCCCTTCACATTCGGCCTGAATCAGCGAGCCCCGTACACGGCCGGCGACCGCTGCCTCTTGTGCCGCTGCGAGCGCAGCAAAGACGGGCCGTGGCCCTCGGAGGCGGGACTCCCCGACCATCGGAACGGCGCGCCCGAGTCCGGCCAGCCGCCCGCCGCCCTCCCGCTGCCAATGTGGGTGTGCTCGGACTGCCGGCGCACCGTGGAGAAGGAGGACCGGCACACTGCGCTGGAGCAGCTGGGG AGTCAGGACTTTCTTTTGCACATGCCCGTGGGTAACGGCACCCTGGGCCcagacgcggcggcggcggcagcggcggacaGACTGAGCGTGCCCACGCCGCCCATGCTCCCCGCCCCCGACCTCGCCCCGCCCGTACCCGGCGACACCGCGTGCGGCTGCGAGGCCTGCAACGAGAGGCG AGAGCTCTCGGCAGAGTCGGAACGGGAGTCGCAGCAACTGCAGAAGCACTGGTCGGAGGTGCGCTACCTGGTGCGCTGCATCTACCGGCAGGCCGGGACGCCGCTGGCGGACGACCGTGACCATCCGCTGGAGCGAGACAAGGACAGCATGAAGGCGCTGGTGGACAG CCAATGCATGACATCATCAACCTCCGTCCTCAGACTCTGCGAGAAGGACCCCTACCAGCTATACCAGCGTCTGGAGCAGCAGGCACGCGAGTACGTGCTGGAGATGAAGGTGCGGCTCCTCAAGCACCTCTCGGCCGGCTCCAAGACGCCCCCGGGTCCCGCCGGGGCGGGAGCCGCGGCGGGTCCCCCGCAGGCCCACCAGTTTGTGTCCCTGCTGCTGGAGGAGTACAGCGCCCTCTGCCAGGCGGCGCGCACCATCAGCGGCTTCCTGCTCACTCTG GAGAATGAGCACCTCCAGAAATTCCGTGTGACGTGGGAGCTGCACAACAAGCACCTTTTTGAGAACCTGGTCTTCTCGGAGCCCATCTTGCACAGCAGCTTGCCCGCACTTGTTGCACAGCTCAA ACACGGCACGGCCTCGCACGACTCGTACAGCGTGGACATGTACAGGACCTTGCTGGAGAGCTACCAGCGGCTGGAGCAGGACATGGCGAGCGTGGCCGGCCAGTGGCAGGAGTGCGAGGAGCGGATCGACGACTACGTCGAGGAACAG TTATTGTTCAAAGTGGAGGGCCAGAGTTTTACCAACCAAAGAAGCGAGCCGCACAAGTCGCCGGTTGGCAAAAAC ACTCTAAAGACGAAGCAGCGACTGCTCAAAGAAGACTGGGAGTTCTTCAAGCAGCGGCGATACGTGGAAGAGCAG TTGCCCAACAATAAGAAGCTGCCGTGCGGGGACAACTTCACAGACACCATGAGAATGCTCTCGTCGCGTCTCAGCATTCCGGACTGTCCCAATTGCAATTATCGGAGAAG GTGCACGTGCGACGACTGCAGCCTCTCGCACATCCTGACGTGCGGCATCATGGACTCGCCCATCTCGGAGGACCTCCCCATCAAGCTGCAGGGCGACAGCGCCCCGCAGGACTACCTGACCCAGGTGCACCCGCCCAGCCTCTCCTCGGGCAGCTCGCCGTCGGGCTCCAACTCCAGCTCCCCCATCACCGTCCAGCGGCATCCCCGACTCGTCCTGCCCGCCGGGGACGGCAACACTTT TGTCAGCGACGACGACGAAGTGCCTCCAATGTCCGCCAAGTACGGGGACATGTACCCGGTCAGCGGCTACCATGACAACGGCGTGGCGACGCTCAACGGACACTGCGGCGACGTGAACGGCGGCGTCAGCGCGGCGCAAAATGCGGCG TCACCACGCATCAGCAGCAGCTGTAGCTCGACGGAcggcgaggaagaggaggtgagCCGGCAGCAGGAGACCAACAGTCCTCCTCCGTCGTacaaccaccagcagcagcaggtacAA GTGGAGCAGGTCCAGCACGCGTGCGAGTGCCACGTGTGTAACCAAGACCCCAGTGCCTCTGGCAACATCCTGGGCCCGGCCGGATGCCTCCCCCCCGGGCAACTCCACTCGGCGCCTCCCCCCGCCGCCTTGGGCAACCAGTTCTTCACCACGGACAACGGCAAGATGGCGGCGACCAACCCCGCCCGTCCCTCCCTCCACCTCTACCCGCACATTCACGGACACCTGCCATTGCACAACTTCTCCCGACCGCTGCTGCACCCCACTCTTTACCCGCCCAGTCCTCCCCTCACGCACAACAAG CCTTTGCCACCCAACCTCACGACCAACCACTCGGCTGCCAAGCAGCCGGCCTTCGGCCCCGGGCCGCCCGAGCATGTGTACCAGAACAGCTTTGGCGTCGGGGGCAACGGAGGAGACGGCGGCGATtgcggcgacggcggcggcggcggaggcaaCGCGGGCGACTGGAACAGCTCGCTGCCGTGCCTCTCGCTCAACTTTGAAAGCCTGTGGGACGCTGCCGTGATGAAGAGCTtggatcaatcaatcagtcaagtGCTGCTGCCAGAGATGCTTCAAG GGGAAATTCTGGACCCTCCCCTGGCCGACGTCCCTCTCCCGCCAACGCCGGCGGTCCCCCAAGCggaccaccatcaccaccaccaccccttgCTACCCGCCACCTCCGTCCCCCacccgtcgtcgtcgtcgtcctcgtccCTGTCCTCGTGCTCGTCGTCCGAGGCCCGCAATCAGAAAAAGAGCGGCGCCAAGAAGAAGTGTCTGTACAACTTCCAAGATGCCTTCATGGAGACCAACCGGGTGGCGATGGCGACGTCGGCGTCCATGGCGTCCGTGTCGTGCACCGCCACCACTGTCCAGTCAAGTAATAACCTACCTATCCACCTAGCATCTAAAACCTCCTTAG ATGACGTATTTCACAGTTTAGGTAAAGAGGACCACAGGCAAGTCTCCCCGGCCGCCCCCCGAAGCAACCCCGGCACGCTCCCGTCGCTTTCTGCTCCTTCCCTTCCGCCGGCCCCCGCCCCGCACCTCCCCGCCATGGTGCCGCAGTCCTtccccaaaatggccgcccccgcgCCGGACCTGGGGGAGATCCACCCCGGGCTGTGCCTGCCGCCGGCCGAGCCGGCCGTCTCCTCGTCGGACGGTCCGCTCAGCGCCCCGCCCAGCGTCTGCAG CGATCCCGAATGCGAGGGTCACCGCTGCGAGGGGAACAGGGCGTACGAGCACCCGCCCTACGACGGCGAGGAGAGCCAGGATGAGGACAGCTGTTCGGAGCACAGCTCCTCCACGTCCACCTCCACCAACCAGAAGGAAGGAAAGTACTGTGACTGCTGCTACTGCGAGTTCTTCGGGCACGGCGGG CCTCCGGCGGCGCCGACCAGCCGCAACTACGCGGAAATGCGCGAGAAGCTGCGCCTCCGCCTTACCAAACGCAAGGAGGAGCAGCCCAAACGCGAGGAGCATCAGCCGGCGCCCGAGCGCGACGGcacgggcggcggcggcggcgtggagGACCACCGGCGGGTGGAGGACTTGCTGCAGTTCATCAACAGCGCCGACAGCAAGCCGGCGTCCAGCTCCAAAGCGGCCAAGCGGGCTCGCCACAAACAGAAGAAGATGGAGGAGAAGGCCCGGCAGGAGGCCGAGGCGCAGCAGGAGGAGCAGCGCAGGcggcaggaagaggaagaggcggCGCTCCAACGCGAGCTCCTCCGGCTGCAGGAGCACTGCACggccaaaaagaagaagaaggacaaaGCCAAGGAGAACACGGCGCCCGCGCCAAACAACGGCAACAACCCGCAGCCTCTCAAGCAGACAGCCCAGAACGTGCTGGACCACCTGCGTAACGGCAAGTCGCACCTGCTCCAGAGCTTCATCTGCCCCAAGGACCTCCGGCCGGAACCCCGAGCCAACGACCAGCACGGCGAGCGGGGCTTCTCGCACCTCCACAACGCCGACGGCAAGGTGAAAGCCAAGCCGGCGGCCAAGCTCGCGGCTTGCGAGCACGCTCCCGTCAAGAAGGAGCCGGAAGCCAACGGCGCCGTCAACCCCGCAGAGACCAAAGCCACGCGCAGCGGGCCCGTCGAGGCGCCCGCAACTCCCTCCTCGGAAGCCAGGAGCAGCAACCGGAGCGCCAGTGGGAAGAGGCAGCTGAAGGAAGAGCACCGGCGCAGCCCGCTGGCGTCCAacccctcgccgccgccgcatccTCATCATCCTCCCCCCTCCCAGTCGGAACACACGGAGCAGAACGGTAAACCCCCCGGCGCAGAGTCCCCCCAACCCAAAGGCAAAGCcaagaagaacaaaaagaagaagGGGGACAAGATGAACACCTCCATAG ATGACGTGTTCCTGCCCAAAGACATCGATCTGGACAGCACCGAGATGGACGAGACGGAGCGAGAGGTGGAGTATTTCAAAAG GTTCTGTTTGGACTCGGCCCGGCAGACGCGTCAGCGGCTGTCCATCAACTGGTCCAACTTTAGCTTGAAAAAGGCCACCTTCGCAGCACACTAA